The Saccharopolyspora gloriosae genome has a segment encoding these proteins:
- a CDS encoding TetR/AcrR family transcriptional regulator, with protein sequence MSKECKLHERRALIQRAACELVIAHGFDGFTMADLAEAADMSRRTLFNLLADKTSAVLGPDEPPSGPEIDAFERGGPTGVLYEDLAITVHAAMAELSERQGVSDERRLFERAVASDSKLFGLLLGRVERIVGFVTDMICRREGWPADDLRARALATSLLALTQLAFAELAQRGGETSFGQVLTDVLTAFTDTLPSRG encoded by the coding sequence ATGTCCAAAGAGTGCAAGTTGCACGAGCGGCGGGCGTTGATCCAGCGCGCGGCGTGCGAGCTCGTCATCGCGCACGGCTTCGACGGTTTCACGATGGCCGACCTCGCCGAAGCGGCCGACATGAGCCGCCGCACCCTGTTCAACCTGCTCGCGGACAAGACCTCGGCGGTGCTCGGACCCGACGAACCCCCGTCCGGGCCGGAGATCGACGCTTTCGAACGCGGTGGCCCCACCGGTGTGCTGTACGAGGATCTGGCGATCACGGTCCACGCCGCCATGGCCGAGCTCTCCGAGCGGCAAGGGGTGAGCGACGAGCGCCGGTTGTTCGAGAGAGCGGTCGCGTCCGACTCGAAGCTGTTCGGATTGCTGCTCGGCAGGGTCGAGCGGATCGTCGGGTTCGTCACCGACATGATCTGCCGCCGCGAAGGATGGCCGGCCGACGACCTCAGAGCGCGGGCGCTCGCGACGTCGCTGCTGGCGCTGACCCAGCTCGCGTTCGCCGAACTGGCCCAGCGCGGGGGCGAGACATCGTTCGGTCAAGTGCTCACCGACGTGCTCACGGCCTTCACGGACACCTTGCCGAGCCGGGGCTGA
- a CDS encoding rhamnogalacturonan lyase: MNNPRSRRRALFPLLAAALLPISSPLPNAAAAPPEANRAAVSIRSGDGNFVSWRLLGSDPAGIAFDVYRDGTELTTSPLTGSTGFFDAGAPPDARYTVVPADPGGSTMAASQARPFDADHLDVPLQIPDGGTTPDGTEYTYSANDVSVGDLNGDGEYEYVVKWDPSNSKDNSQSGYTGHQIVDAYQADGTLLWRIDLGPNIRAGAHYTQFQVYDYDGDGGSEVAMKTADGTVDGAGTAIGDADADHRDENGYVLDGPEFLTMFDGETGAALHTTDYLPPRGTVSDWGDDTGNRADRFLAATAQIGDKPALIEARGYYTRTVITAWDFSGGELVPLWTFDSDEAGEQYAGQGNHNLSVADVDGDGSDEIIYGSLALDDDGTPLWNTGYGHGDALHVGAFAPDNEGLEVFKVDENSDQPGSWLADAATGEILWETEPAGDNGRGVAGDIWADNPGAEYWSAAGDQLLNSAGEEIGPAPGSMNFLVWWDGDATRELLDDTHVDKYTGDGEQRLQDFEGVASNNGTKATPALSADLLGDWREEVVYRTEDSSALRIFSTTEPTELSLPSLMEDRQYRLAVAWQNTAYNQPPHPSYDLGADTATRGEAGPLP; this comes from the coding sequence GTGAACAATCCCCGATCCCGGCGCCGTGCACTGTTTCCGTTGCTGGCCGCCGCCCTGCTCCCGATCAGCTCGCCGCTGCCGAACGCGGCGGCGGCACCACCCGAGGCGAATCGAGCGGCCGTCAGCATCAGGTCCGGTGACGGCAACTTCGTCTCGTGGCGGCTGCTGGGCTCCGATCCCGCCGGGATCGCGTTCGACGTGTACCGCGACGGCACCGAGCTGACGACGAGCCCGCTGACCGGCTCCACCGGCTTCTTCGACGCGGGCGCACCGCCCGATGCCCGCTACACCGTGGTACCCGCGGACCCCGGCGGCTCGACGATGGCCGCATCGCAGGCACGGCCGTTCGACGCCGATCACCTCGACGTCCCGCTGCAGATCCCGGACGGCGGCACCACGCCCGACGGCACGGAGTACACCTACAGCGCCAACGACGTCAGCGTGGGCGACCTCAACGGCGACGGCGAGTACGAGTACGTCGTCAAGTGGGATCCGTCGAACTCCAAGGACAACTCGCAGAGCGGCTACACCGGCCATCAGATCGTCGACGCCTACCAGGCCGACGGCACCTTGCTGTGGCGGATCGACCTCGGACCCAACATCCGCGCCGGCGCGCACTACACCCAGTTCCAGGTCTACGACTACGACGGCGACGGCGGCTCCGAGGTCGCGATGAAGACCGCCGACGGCACCGTCGACGGCGCGGGAACCGCCATCGGCGACGCGGACGCCGATCATCGCGACGAGAACGGTTACGTGCTCGACGGCCCCGAATTCCTCACCATGTTCGACGGGGAGACCGGCGCGGCCCTGCACACCACCGACTACCTGCCGCCGCGCGGCACCGTGAGCGACTGGGGAGACGACACCGGCAACCGCGCGGACCGCTTCCTCGCCGCCACCGCGCAGATCGGCGACAAGCCCGCCCTGATCGAGGCGCGCGGCTACTACACCCGCACCGTGATCACCGCGTGGGACTTCAGCGGTGGCGAATTGGTTCCACTGTGGACGTTCGACAGCGACGAAGCGGGCGAGCAGTACGCCGGGCAGGGCAACCACAACCTGTCGGTGGCCGATGTGGACGGCGACGGCAGCGACGAGATCATCTACGGCTCGCTGGCCCTCGACGACGACGGCACGCCGCTGTGGAACACCGGCTACGGTCACGGCGACGCGCTGCACGTCGGCGCCTTCGCCCCGGACAACGAGGGGCTGGAGGTGTTCAAGGTCGACGAGAACTCCGACCAGCCCGGATCGTGGCTCGCGGACGCGGCCACCGGCGAGATCCTCTGGGAGACCGAACCGGCCGGGGACAACGGACGGGGCGTCGCCGGGGACATCTGGGCGGACAACCCAGGTGCCGAGTACTGGTCGGCCGCGGGCGACCAGTTGCTCAACTCCGCGGGCGAGGAGATCGGCCCCGCACCGGGCTCGATGAACTTCCTGGTCTGGTGGGACGGCGACGCGACCCGCGAGCTCCTCGACGACACGCACGTCGACAAGTACACGGGCGACGGCGAGCAACGCCTTCAGGACTTCGAGGGCGTCGCCTCGAACAACGGCACCAAGGCGACTCCGGCGCTGTCCGCTGATCTGCTGGGCGACTGGCGGGAAGAAGTCGTCTACCGCACCGAGGACAGCAGCGCGCTGCGGATCTTCAGCACGACGGAGCCGACCGAGCTGAGCCTGCCCAGCCTCATGGAGGACCGGCAGTACCGGCTGGCCGTCGCCTGGCAGAACACCGCCTACAACCAGCCGCCGCACCCGAGCTACGACCTCGGTGCCGACACCGCGACGCGCGGCGAGGCCGGGCCGCTGCCCTGA